A region of Candidatus Rokuibacteriota bacterium DNA encodes the following proteins:
- the nagZ gene encoding beta-N-acetylhexosaminidase yields MTLEALVGRRLMFGLPGPDLSQDDVRLFRETQAAGLMLYRRNFETAERLHRLLTGLEEALGRRLLVATDHEGGRVIMLGRAVTIFPDNLAAGTAGEVNFVNRQGRFEGRELRRLGVDVNFSPVLDVLTERYSPNIGIRSYGKDPALVARYGAARIRGLQSAGVSACAKHFPGKGHATKDAHLSLPVIDSDWSEMHATHVPPFLAAVEAGVDCIMTSHPLYPRLDPAPDTPATFSRLIVEEYLRGEIGYRGVIVSDDLEMGAIGEICAVGEATVRAAAAGHDLLLVCHTPARQREAHAALLEAYRAGVLPLRGLEESAARLDTLQAKRSARFDGGPPRSERDGETLAKALATRAVTPVTPPNAAFSRALNGRVVAVFPRLSSLADSITIEDAMLDEARFVTQALAPYGIEPVVEVVSVEPGEAEIARAASTARGADAAILFLYDAHLHPSNRKLLDALQKSGPALGVVLMRDPWDAEYLAPGVVGITAYGWRRCQLDAALARLLAPPGRRPEPSPDYV; encoded by the coding sequence GTGACGCTCGAGGCGCTCGTGGGCCGCCGTCTCATGTTCGGGCTGCCGGGGCCCGACCTGAGCCAGGATGACGTCCGCCTGTTCCGTGAGACACAGGCGGCAGGCCTCATGCTCTACCGCCGCAACTTCGAGACGGCGGAGCGGCTTCACCGCCTTCTGACAGGCCTCGAGGAAGCGCTCGGCCGCAGGCTGCTGGTCGCCACCGACCATGAGGGCGGGCGCGTCATCATGCTCGGCCGCGCCGTCACCATCTTCCCCGATAACCTGGCCGCGGGCACCGCGGGAGAAGTCAACTTCGTCAACCGCCAAGGGCGCTTCGAAGGCCGCGAGCTGCGCAGGCTCGGCGTGGACGTGAACTTTTCGCCGGTGCTGGACGTGCTGACCGAGCGCTACAGCCCGAACATCGGCATACGCTCCTATGGAAAGGACCCGGCCCTGGTGGCGCGCTACGGCGCCGCGCGCATCCGCGGGCTCCAGTCGGCCGGCGTCTCCGCCTGCGCCAAGCACTTCCCCGGCAAGGGCCACGCGACCAAAGACGCCCACCTGAGCCTGCCCGTCATCGACTCCGACTGGAGCGAGATGCACGCGACGCACGTGCCGCCGTTCCTCGCGGCCGTCGAGGCGGGAGTGGACTGCATCATGACCTCGCACCCGCTTTACCCACGCCTCGACCCCGCGCCGGACACGCCCGCGACCTTCTCGCGGTTGATCGTCGAGGAGTACCTGCGCGGCGAGATCGGCTACCGCGGCGTCATCGTCTCGGACGACCTCGAGATGGGCGCGATCGGCGAGATCTGCGCGGTGGGCGAGGCGACGGTGCGGGCGGCAGCGGCGGGGCACGACCTGCTCCTCGTGTGCCACACGCCCGCGCGCCAGCGCGAAGCCCATGCGGCCCTGCTCGAGGCCTACCGCGCCGGCGTCTTGCCCCTACGGGGACTCGAGGAGAGCGCCGCGCGCCTCGACACGCTCCAGGCCAAACGCTCCGCGCGGTTCGACGGCGGCCCGCCGCGCTCTGAGCGCGACGGCGAGACTCTCGCCAAGGCTCTCGCCACCCGCGCCGTGACGCCGGTGACCCCGCCCAACGCAGCATTCAGCCGCGCCCTCAACGGTCGCGTGGTCGCCGTCTTCCCGCGGTTGTCGTCGCTGGCCGACAGCATCACGATCGAGGACGCGATGCTGGACGAGGCGCGCTTCGTGACTCAGGCGCTCGCGCCGTACGGCATCGAGCCCGTGGTGGAGGTGGTCAGCGTGGAGCCGGGCGAGGCCGAGATCGCGCGCGCCGCCTCGACGGCGCGGGGCGCCGACGCAGCCATTCTCTTCCTCTACGACGCCCATCTCCACCCGTCAAACCGAAAGCTGCTCGACGCGCTGCAGAAGTCGGGGCCCGCGCTTGGCGTGGTGCTGATGCGCGACCCGTGGGACGCGGAGTATCTCGCCCCGGGCGTCGTCGGCATCACGGCCTACGGCTGGCGGCGCTGCCAGCTCGACGCAGCCCTCGCGCGTCTGCTCGCCCCCCCCGGGCGACGGCCGGAGCCTAGCCCGGATTATGTGTGA